In a single window of the Anaerocolumna cellulosilytica genome:
- the cmk gene encoding (d)CMP kinase, whose translation MKNYNIAIDGPAGAGKSTIAKKIAEQLKFIYVDTGAMYRAMGLFVISKEIAATDERSIAAACNEVTISLNYQEGVQQVLLNGDNVTGLIRSEEAGMMASAVAKINEVRKKMVQLQKKIASSSNVIMDGRDIGTVVLPKADLKIYLTAGSKERALRRFKELQEKGIDCNMNDIEQDIINRDNQDMQREISPLKKAEDAVLLDTSNLTVDEVVKEILSLFKAKIGDFDSAY comes from the coding sequence ATGAAAAACTACAATATTGCAATAGATGGACCTGCCGGTGCGGGGAAAAGTACCATTGCAAAAAAAATTGCGGAGCAGTTAAAATTTATCTATGTAGATACTGGTGCTATGTACCGTGCAATGGGATTATTTGTTATTAGCAAAGAAATTGCTGCAACAGATGAGCGAAGCATAGCAGCGGCCTGCAATGAAGTTACTATATCGCTCAATTATCAGGAAGGAGTGCAGCAGGTACTGCTTAATGGTGACAATGTAACAGGTCTAATAAGAAGTGAAGAAGCAGGAATGATGGCTTCTGCTGTGGCGAAAATTAATGAAGTAAGAAAAAAGATGGTCCAGCTTCAGAAAAAAATAGCCTCTTCCTCTAATGTTATTATGGATGGCAGAGATATTGGAACGGTGGTTCTTCCAAAGGCTGATTTAAAGATATATTTAACTGCAGGCTCTAAAGAAAGGGCCTTGAGGCGTTTTAAAGAGTTGCAGGAAAAAGGAATTGACTGTAACATGAATGATATAGAGCAGGATATAATAAATAGAGATAACCAGGATATGCAGCGGGAGATTTCTCCCTTAAAGAAGGCAGAGGATGCTGTGTTATTGGATACCTCCAATTTAACGGTTGATGAGGTGGTTAAAGAGATTCTTTCCTTATTTAAAGCAAAAATTGGAGATTTTGATTCAGCTTATTAG
- a CDS encoding competence/damage-inducible protein A: protein MIAELISVGTEILLGNIVNTNANYLAVKLAELGISNYFQITVGDNEERLADTIKTALNRSDIVIITGGLGPTKDDLTKEVTARVLGKELVEDVHSREQIKSYFAGRNVKDITSNNWKQALVVEGSIVIDNYNGTAPGLIAESVNGKKIILLPGPPNELYPMFEEGIIPYLRSLQTAVFYTEMVKVCGIGESKAETMIADIIAAQTNPTIAPYAKDGEVHLRVTASATTIEEGRNLVEPMVKELRKRFQNTIYTTREEVNLEDVVVKLLTDNKLTVALAESCTGGLLAGRIVNVAGVSSVLGEGFITYSNEAKQKYLGVDAETLKSHGAVSAETAIEMAKGAAKAAGSDASIAVTGIAGPEGGTQEKPVGLVYVACYLQGKVTVQELRLKGNRQKIRNSTVIYALNLLRNCILDES from the coding sequence ATGATAGCAGAATTAATAAGCGTTGGTACAGAAATATTACTTGGTAATATAGTGAATACCAATGCAAACTACCTGGCAGTAAAGCTTGCAGAACTGGGGATTTCGAATTATTTTCAGATTACTGTGGGTGATAATGAAGAAAGACTTGCCGATACCATAAAGACAGCTTTAAATCGTTCGGATATTGTTATTATTACAGGAGGCCTTGGACCTACAAAGGATGATTTGACCAAGGAAGTAACAGCAAGAGTTCTGGGTAAAGAACTGGTAGAGGATGTACATTCCAGAGAACAAATCAAAAGTTACTTTGCAGGCAGGAATGTAAAAGACATTACTTCTAATAACTGGAAGCAAGCGCTTGTAGTGGAAGGCAGCATCGTCATAGACAATTATAATGGTACAGCACCTGGACTGATTGCAGAATCTGTCAATGGCAAAAAAATTATACTTTTACCGGGACCTCCAAATGAACTTTATCCAATGTTCGAAGAGGGTATAATACCATATTTGAGAAGTTTACAGACGGCTGTTTTTTATACTGAAATGGTTAAAGTATGCGGTATTGGCGAAAGTAAAGCTGAAACTATGATTGCGGATATTATTGCTGCCCAGACAAATCCTACAATTGCCCCATACGCAAAAGATGGAGAGGTACACCTAAGGGTTACAGCTTCTGCAACTACAATTGAAGAAGGCAGAAATCTTGTTGAACCTATGGTTAAGGAACTGAGAAAGAGATTTCAGAATACGATTTATACGACCAGAGAAGAAGTAAACCTGGAAGATGTTGTTGTTAAGCTATTGACTGATAATAAACTTACCGTAGCTTTGGCTGAATCTTGTACAGGAGGTCTGTTGGCCGGACGCATTGTGAATGTAGCCGGCGTATCGTCTGTTTTAGGTGAAGGTTTTATAACCTATTCCAATGAAGCAAAACAGAAATATCTTGGCGTAGATGCAGAAACACTAAAAAGCCATGGTGCTGTGAGTGCAGAAACTGCGATAGAGATGGCTAAGGGAGCGGCAAAGGCAGCAGGAAGCGATGCATCTATAGCTGTTACAGGAATTGCAGGGCCTGAGGGTGGTACACAAGAAAAACCAGTAGGGCTTGTATACGTGGCCTGCTATTTACAGGGCAAGGTAACAGTACAAGAGCTTCGTCTAAAAGGAAATCGACAAAAAATAAGGAATTCTACGGTTATTTATGCATTGAATTTATTAAGAAATTGTATTCTCGATGAAAGCTAA
- the pgsA gene encoding CDP-diacylglycerol--glycerol-3-phosphate 3-phosphatidyltransferase, whose translation MNLPNKITIARVFMIPVFLVLFMVPGIPGGKYWAAAIFIIACLTDALDGYLARKYNLITNFGKFADPLADKLLVSAALICFVELKLIPAWIIIVIISREFIISGFRLVASDNGVVIAASKIAKFKTTAQMIMSILLIINFDYTVFNMLEQIFIYLSLVLTVLSLIDYLYKNKKVLIEQG comes from the coding sequence ATGAATCTGCCTAATAAAATTACAATTGCCAGAGTGTTTATGATACCTGTTTTTCTAGTGCTATTTATGGTTCCAGGTATCCCCGGGGGGAAATACTGGGCAGCTGCAATATTTATAATCGCTTGTCTTACTGACGCCTTGGATGGTTATTTGGCTAGAAAGTATAACCTAATTACCAACTTTGGAAAATTTGCAGATCCGTTAGCAGATAAGCTTTTGGTGTCAGCAGCTTTAATTTGCTTTGTAGAGTTAAAGTTGATACCTGCCTGGATTATTATTGTTATTATATCCAGAGAGTTTATAATCAGCGGTTTTCGATTGGTTGCGTCAGATAATGGCGTTGTAATTGCAGCTAGTAAAATTGCAAAATTTAAAACGACGGCCCAGATGATTATGTCTATTTTATTAATTATTAATTTTGATTACACTGTATTTAATATGTTGGAACAGATTTTTATTTATCTATCACTTGTTTTGACAGTACTATCCTTAATTGATTACTTATATAAGAATAAAAAGGTGTTGATAGAGCAAGGCTAA
- the rimO gene encoding 30S ribosomal protein S12 methylthiotransferase RimO — protein sequence MNIFFVSLGCDKNLVDSEVMLGLIRERGYQITGSEEEADVIVVNTCCFINDAKEESINTILEMAEYKKSGDLKGLIVTGCMAQRYKADIQKEITEVDAILGTSSYDEIVKVIDEVMEGGKSVVRLKELDYDAKVTTNRINTTGGYFSYLKIAEGCDKHCTYCIIPKIRGNYRSIPMERLITEAKELVKGGVRELILVAQETTLYGKDIYGEKSLPRLLKELSKIEELEWIRILYCYPEEITDELIEVIKTEKKVCKYLDMPIQHASDHILKKMGRRTSKKELVNIIGRLREHIPDITLRTTLITGFPGETEEDHTELVEFVENMRFDRLGVFMYSKEEDTPAAKMKPQIRKQIKKERQAEIMEVQQNIAFKRAEDMVGHNFRVMIEGKLPEENEEAYPGYEGNVYIGRTYMDAPNVDGYIFVRARGELMSGEFVEVMVTDAKGYDLIGELT from the coding sequence ATGAATATATTTTTTGTTTCACTAGGTTGTGATAAAAATTTAGTGGACAGTGAGGTAATGCTAGGACTAATTCGTGAAAGAGGTTATCAAATTACAGGTTCAGAAGAAGAAGCAGATGTAATTGTTGTAAATACCTGTTGTTTTATAAATGATGCGAAAGAAGAAAGTATAAATACAATACTTGAAATGGCAGAATACAAAAAGAGCGGTGACTTAAAGGGACTTATTGTTACCGGCTGTATGGCACAGCGCTATAAAGCAGACATTCAAAAGGAAATTACAGAAGTAGATGCTATATTAGGAACCTCAAGTTACGATGAAATTGTAAAGGTTATTGATGAAGTAATGGAAGGTGGGAAATCTGTAGTAAGATTAAAAGAACTGGATTATGATGCGAAAGTAACAACGAATCGTATTAATACGACAGGAGGCTATTTTTCTTATCTAAAAATTGCAGAGGGTTGTGATAAACATTGTACCTACTGTATCATTCCTAAGATACGGGGAAATTATCGTAGTATACCTATGGAACGACTGATAACGGAGGCAAAAGAACTTGTTAAGGGTGGTGTCCGTGAGTTAATTTTGGTAGCTCAGGAAACCACTCTTTATGGTAAGGATATCTATGGAGAAAAATCACTGCCGAGGCTTTTGAAGGAATTAAGTAAGATAGAAGAATTGGAGTGGATTCGTATCCTTTATTGTTATCCGGAAGAAATTACCGATGAATTGATTGAAGTAATCAAAACGGAGAAGAAAGTCTGTAAATATCTTGATATGCCCATACAGCATGCATCAGATCATATATTAAAGAAGATGGGCAGAAGAACCAGTAAGAAGGAATTGGTGAATATTATCGGTCGTTTAAGAGAACATATTCCTGATATCACTCTAAGGACAACATTGATTACCGGTTTCCCAGGTGAAACGGAAGAAGATCATACAGAGCTTGTAGAGTTTGTAGAGAATATGAGATTTGACCGGCTTGGAGTCTTTATGTATTCAAAAGAAGAGGATACACCGGCTGCAAAAATGAAACCTCAGATTCGAAAACAGATTAAAAAGGAAAGACAGGCTGAGATTATGGAAGTTCAGCAGAACATTGCTTTCAAACGTGCTGAAGATATGGTGGGACATAACTTTAGAGTCATGATTGAAGGCAAACTTCCGGAAGAGAATGAGGAAGCTTATCCGGGTTATGAGGGAAATGTATATATTGGAAGAACCTATATGGATGCGCCAAATGTAGATGGATATATCTTTGTACGAGCTAGAGGTGAATTAATGTCTGGTGAATTTGTAGAAGTAATGGTCACAGATGCTAAAGGTTATGATTTAATTGGAGAACTTACTTGA
- a CDS encoding CvpA family protein, translated as MKKFLKIIIPLVLIVIAGYIYYYVTLPAINIHSPGFWFFILIAFLVISTCVGFATANLDKKGRRLPGPMFKNKLFTISMGITLALLAVYLIGSLLSSPIVNAGKYQQLLTISERDFQEDIKEISYNEIPILDKDSAALLGSRTMGSILEYVSQFEVSNNYTQINYQSAPTRVSPLRYGSFFKWLNNRSKGVPAYMKIDMATQEVELVKLQEGIKYSEAEHFGRNIYRYLRFHYPTYIFDTLNFEIDDEGTPYWICPVKDYTIGLFGGQTIGNVVIVNAITGEHKDYKIDEVPQWVDRVYSAELLITLYDYYGTLKHGYWNSVISQKDSLQTTDGYNYIALEDDVWVYTGVTSVGGDESNVGFVLMNQRTAETRYYSISGAEEYSAMASAEGKVQHLGYRATFPLLLNIGGEPTYFIALKDAAGLVKNYAMVNISKYNIVAIGDTVNECEKKYLSALKSGGVTVLDTTNLPKITGTISKIAEGVIDGNSHYYILLNNSTEIFDVEVASYLSIIKYNVGDTITLTYSQGAAVNTVVEVVEVVELE; from the coding sequence ATGAAAAAGTTTCTAAAGATTATAATCCCCTTAGTTTTAATAGTAATTGCAGGTTATATTTATTATTATGTAACCTTACCGGCTATTAATATTCACTCTCCGGGTTTCTGGTTTTTTATCCTGATTGCTTTTCTAGTAATCAGCACATGTGTCGGCTTTGCAACCGCTAATTTGGACAAAAAAGGCCGAAGACTTCCCGGTCCTATGTTTAAGAATAAGTTATTTACCATTTCCATGGGTATTACCCTTGCTTTATTAGCTGTTTACTTGATAGGCAGCCTATTATCTTCTCCTATCGTAAATGCAGGAAAATATCAGCAGCTATTAACGATATCCGAGCGTGACTTTCAAGAGGATATAAAAGAAATTTCGTATAATGAAATACCTATTCTGGATAAAGACTCCGCTGCTTTATTAGGTTCAAGAACAATGGGCAGCATTCTTGAATATGTATCCCAGTTTGAGGTAAGTAATAACTATACCCAGATTAATTACCAGAGTGCTCCCACCAGAGTATCTCCCTTGCGTTACGGCAGCTTTTTCAAATGGCTTAATAATAGATCTAAAGGTGTCCCAGCTTACATGAAAATAGATATGGCCACTCAGGAAGTAGAACTTGTAAAACTACAGGAAGGTATTAAATATTCAGAAGCTGAACATTTCGGAAGAAATATATATCGTTATCTGCGTTTCCATTATCCGACATATATCTTTGATACACTAAATTTTGAAATAGATGATGAAGGTACCCCTTACTGGATTTGCCCCGTTAAAGATTATACCATTGGGTTATTCGGCGGACAGACTATCGGAAATGTGGTTATAGTAAATGCTATAACTGGAGAGCACAAGGATTACAAAATAGATGAAGTCCCTCAATGGGTAGACAGAGTATACTCTGCTGAATTATTAATTACCTTATATGATTATTACGGTACCTTAAAGCATGGTTACTGGAATTCTGTAATTAGTCAGAAAGATTCTCTGCAGACAACAGATGGCTATAATTATATTGCTCTTGAAGACGATGTGTGGGTATATACCGGTGTAACTTCTGTTGGTGGTGATGAATCTAATGTCGGTTTTGTACTGATGAATCAAAGAACTGCGGAAACTCGCTATTATTCAATCTCCGGTGCTGAGGAATACTCTGCCATGGCCTCTGCGGAAGGTAAAGTCCAACATTTGGGATATCGCGCTACTTTTCCCCTTCTTCTTAATATCGGAGGAGAACCTACCTATTTTATAGCATTAAAAGATGCCGCAGGATTAGTAAAAAACTATGCGATGGTTAATATATCAAAGTACAATATTGTTGCTATCGGTGATACCGTAAATGAATGTGAGAAAAAATATCTTTCTGCATTGAAATCCGGAGGTGTCACAGTATTAGACACTACAAATCTTCCGAAAATCACCGGAACTATATCAAAAATTGCAGAAGGTGTTATAGATGGCAATTCCCATTATTATATATTATTAAATAACAGTACTGAAATATTTGACGTTGAGGTCGCTTCCTATTTATCTATTATCAAATATAATGTTGGTGATACCATAACCCTCACTTATTCTCAAGGTGCAGCGGTCAATACGGTTGTTGAGGTTGTTGAGGTTGTTGAATTAGAATAA
- the folD gene encoding bifunctional methylenetetrahydrofolate dehydrogenase/methenyltetrahydrofolate cyclohydrolase FolD, protein MAAIIDGKKISQEIKDELKGKVSALREKGIEVTLAVIQVGNDPASSVYVGNKKKACEYIGIRSLAYELSEETTQEELLKLVEELNNREDVNGILVQLPLPAHIQEEYIIKAITPIKDVDGFHPFNVGALSIGQKGFVSCTPAGVIELLKRSGISINGKECVIVGRSNIVGKPMGLLLLRENGTVTICHSKTKDLKEVTKRADILVVALGKPKFITKEFIKEGAVLVDVGIHRGEDNKLCGDVDFDDVIDKVSAITPVPGGVGPMTIAMLMHNCVESVRM, encoded by the coding sequence ATGGCTGCAATCATAGATGGAAAAAAAATCTCCCAGGAAATAAAAGATGAGTTAAAAGGCAAAGTAAGTGCCTTGAGGGAAAAGGGGATAGAAGTAACTCTGGCCGTTATACAAGTTGGTAATGACCCGGCTTCCAGTGTTTATGTAGGTAATAAGAAGAAAGCCTGTGAATATATAGGAATCCGTTCCTTGGCCTATGAACTTTCCGAGGAAACAACTCAAGAGGAATTGTTAAAGCTGGTAGAGGAATTAAATAATAGAGAAGATGTGAATGGTATACTGGTGCAATTACCTTTACCTGCACACATACAAGAAGAGTATATCATAAAAGCAATCACACCCATAAAAGATGTAGATGGCTTTCATCCTTTTAATGTGGGAGCGTTAAGTATCGGCCAGAAAGGATTTGTATCCTGCACGCCGGCTGGTGTTATTGAACTTTTGAAGCGTTCCGGTATAAGTATTAACGGAAAGGAATGTGTTATAGTGGGCAGAAGTAATATTGTCGGAAAGCCTATGGGATTATTGTTACTTAGAGAGAACGGGACAGTAACAATTTGTCATTCCAAAACCAAAGATTTAAAGGAAGTAACGAAACGCGCAGATATTTTGGTGGTTGCACTCGGTAAACCTAAGTTTATAACCAAAGAATTTATAAAAGAAGGTGCTGTGTTGGTTGATGTGGGAATACATCGTGGAGAGGACAACAAGCTTTGCGGCGATGTTGATTTTGATGACGTTATAGATAAAGTCAGCGCAATTACACCGGTGCCGGGTGGAGTTGGACCAATGACGATTGCTATGCTGATGCACAACTGTGTTGAGAGTGTCAGAATGTAA
- the ispH gene encoding 4-hydroxy-3-methylbut-2-enyl diphosphate reductase codes for MKEVVLAETAGFCFGVKRAVDTVYNEIEKGGKVYTYGPIIHNAEVVADLAEKGVSVIQTMEELKGISEGTIIIRSHGVSEEVYNNIKARGLKIIDATCPYVLKIHKIVRENSNLGHHIVIIGNKKHPEVEGIIGWCKNNYTVVESAEEAETLDLSRNKKICIVSQTTFNYKNFQDLVEIISKKGYDIIVLNTICNATEERQTEARKLALESDAMVVIGDLHSSNTRKLYEISKSECENTYYIQTLRDLDLEELQSFRSVGITAGASTPNNIIKEVHTACQK; via the coding sequence ATGAAAGAAGTAGTGCTTGCGGAAACTGCGGGGTTTTGCTTTGGCGTAAAGCGTGCAGTAGACACCGTTTATAATGAAATAGAAAAGGGCGGAAAAGTTTACACCTATGGTCCTATTATTCATAACGCCGAAGTAGTTGCAGATTTAGCCGAAAAAGGTGTTTCAGTCATTCAGACAATGGAAGAATTAAAAGGCATTTCCGAGGGTACAATAATTATACGTTCTCATGGTGTTTCAGAAGAGGTATATAATAATATAAAAGCCCGGGGACTAAAAATAATCGATGCAACCTGTCCATATGTTTTAAAAATACACAAAATAGTTAGGGAAAACAGCAATCTTGGACATCATATTGTTATAATCGGAAATAAGAAACATCCAGAAGTGGAAGGGATTATAGGCTGGTGCAAGAATAATTATACAGTTGTTGAAAGTGCCGAAGAAGCAGAAACCCTTGATTTATCAAGGAATAAAAAAATCTGTATTGTGTCCCAAACGACATTTAATTACAAGAATTTTCAAGATTTAGTTGAAATTATATCAAAAAAGGGTTATGATATAATTGTTCTAAATACAATTTGCAATGCCACCGAGGAGCGTCAAACAGAAGCAAGGAAGCTTGCCTTAGAATCTGACGCTATGGTTGTAATCGGAGACTTGCATAGTTCGAATACCAGAAAGCTTTACGAAATATCTAAATCAGAATGTGAAAATACTTACTATATACAGACACTTAGAGACCTGGATTTGGAGGAACTCCAATCTTTTCGTAGCGTAGGTATTACAGCAGGGGCATCCACCCCAAACAATATTATCAAGGAGGTTCATACCGCATGTCAGAAATGA
- a CDS encoding BaiN/RdsA family NAD(P)/FAD-dependent oxidoreductase, translated as MSNTKIEVIVVGGGAAGMFSAIIAARNGKKVVLLEKNDKLGKKLYITGKGRCNITNACDIEDLFQNVVTNRKFLYGAFYGFTNFDFMQFLEDIGLKTKIERGNRVFPESDKSSDVIGALLKELKRLQVEIRYQNEVTDILYQGTVFQGVQINHADILYGEKLIVATGGLSYPSTGSTGDGYRFAKAAGHSITKLYPSLVPMNIEEARLVKELQGLALKNIKISINSKGKEIYSDFGELLFTHFGVSGPVILSASSYCIPYMENKDLILSIDLKPALTREQLDARILRDFEEFSNKQYKNALDQLLPRKLIQVIIALSKIDPEKKVNFITKEERSRLVQLLKGLELHISRLRDYNEAVITKGGIQVKEINPTTMESKLVSNVFFVGEVLDLDALTGGFNLQIAWSTAYSAGNAV; from the coding sequence ATGAGTAATACAAAAATAGAAGTTATCGTAGTTGGAGGCGGTGCGGCAGGAATGTTTTCTGCTATTATTGCAGCTAGAAACGGTAAAAAAGTAGTTCTTCTTGAAAAGAATGATAAACTTGGAAAGAAATTATATATAACAGGAAAGGGAAGGTGCAATATTACCAATGCCTGTGATATAGAGGATTTGTTTCAAAATGTCGTAACAAATAGAAAGTTTTTGTATGGAGCATTTTATGGTTTTACCAATTTTGATTTTATGCAGTTTTTAGAAGATATCGGTTTGAAAACAAAAATAGAACGTGGTAACCGTGTATTTCCTGAATCGGACAAGTCTTCTGATGTAATTGGAGCATTGTTAAAAGAATTAAAACGTCTTCAGGTAGAGATTCGCTATCAAAATGAGGTTACAGATATACTGTATCAGGGTACTGTATTTCAAGGGGTTCAAATCAACCATGCTGATATTTTGTATGGAGAAAAATTGATTGTAGCCACCGGAGGATTATCCTATCCCTCTACAGGTTCTACCGGTGATGGATACCGTTTTGCAAAGGCAGCCGGGCATTCTATAACTAAACTATATCCTTCTCTTGTCCCCATGAATATAGAAGAAGCTAGGCTTGTGAAGGAATTGCAGGGACTTGCTCTCAAAAATATTAAAATATCCATAAACTCAAAAGGTAAAGAGATTTATTCGGATTTTGGTGAGTTGCTATTTACCCATTTTGGTGTCAGCGGACCGGTTATTCTTAGTGCCAGCAGTTATTGTATACCTTATATGGAGAATAAGGATTTAATATTGTCAATCGATTTAAAACCTGCATTAACCAGAGAACAGCTTGATGCCAGAATATTAAGAGATTTTGAAGAATTTAGCAACAAACAATATAAGAATGCACTAGATCAACTCTTGCCACGAAAGTTAATTCAAGTTATAATAGCATTAAGCAAAATCGACCCGGAAAAAAAAGTAAATTTCATAACCAAGGAAGAGCGCAGCAGATTGGTACAGCTTCTAAAAGGCTTGGAACTTCATATTAGTAGATTACGGGATTACAATGAAGCAGTTATAACAAAAGGTGGCATACAGGTAAAAGAAATTAACCCAACAACAATGGAGTCTAAACTGGTGTCAAATGTATTTTTTGTTGGAGAAGTACTGGATTTGGATGCCTTAACAGGTGGATTTAACTTACAGATTGCGTGGTCAACAGCTTATTCTGCTGGAAATGCAGTTTGA